A single Mastomys coucha isolate ucsf_1 chromosome X, UCSF_Mcou_1, whole genome shotgun sequence DNA region contains:
- the LOC116088748 gene encoding G-protein coupled receptor-associated sorting protein 2, which translates to MTGAEVETGSQAKPDKKPQEEVIGGAARESEVPLVVRPKVRPQAPATSGARPKTESKSSSRGRPKTESHSGTRPKSDVQRMTGARLRSEAQVMSGARPKTDARAVGGARSKTEAKPIPRARPKDDAQAWAQSEFGAEAMPRAERASLSNSVTWPPVNAESTAVTKSKSLSMNRELANMGSETIPGTQGQTGIEPWFGSRREANMGSWCYPRPRAREETSNESGFWSADENSTMSSFWAREEANIRSWPREEVNTTRSRHRAKHQANAGAKSRSKQDPYIDSLSGSEDEAGNPFCFWAGENTNDMFRPRGRDEANVRPKIRTKREDYFEDEDKDKFYKEAWLLPGEEANRFRRQDKEEPNKTLQNGNEQDVKNDERVKQESRFEEEVIIGSWFWAEQETSLEAGASAICESEPGAEEGAIGGSLYWTEDKPSLGAVARDEVRPESEEEAIFGSWFWDRDEACFDPNPTPVYTAKSRYRDPEEDLNLASRPKTWDEVTIEFKPPCHGLGFPSPRPFIIPEGASGNAEEKTKNAELGAEGEEQESVVPRDLPEPDFPFQYDPSYRSVREIREHLKTRESTQPENWSCNCIQCELKIGSAEFEELLLLMDRIRDPFIHEIAKIVMGMRTASQFTRDFIRDSGVVSLIEALMNYPSSRVRTNFLENMVHMAPPYPNLNMIETFICQVCEETLSHSVNSPEQLTGMRMLRHLTITTDYHILIANYVSGFLALLTTGDARTKFHVLKMLLNLSDNPVVAKKLFSAKALSIFVGLFNIEETNDNIQIVIKMFQNISNIVKSGAMSLIDDDFSLEPLVSAFHEFEELAKQLQIQIDNQNDPEEGQ; encoded by the coding sequence ATGACTGGGGCAGAAGTTGAGACTGGTTCTCAGGCCAAGCCTGATAAGAAGCCTCAGGAAGAGGTCATAGGTGGGGCTGCGAGAGAAAGTGAAGTCCCTCTGGTGGTCAGACCCAAAGTCAGGCCTCAGGCTCCAGCAACAAGTGGTGCTAGGCCCAAAACTGAAAGTAAATCTTCCTCTCGGGGAAGGCCTAAAACTGAAAGCCATTCTGGAACAAGACCTAAAAGTGATGTGCAGAGAATGACTGGAGCAAGGCTGAGATCTGAGGCTCAAGTAATGTCTGGTGCCAGGCCTAAAACTGATGCCAGGGCAGTAGGTGGTGCTCGCTCTAAGACTGAGGCCAAGCCAATCCCAAGAGCAAGGCCTAAGGATGATGCCCAGGCTTGGGCCCAGAGTGAGTTTGGAGCTGAGGCAATGCCACGTGCTGAGAGAGCCTCCTTATCTAATTCTGTCACATGGCCACCAGTCAATGCTGAGTCTACAGCTGTTACTAAATCTAAGAGTCTGTCAATGAATAGAGAACTGGCCAATATGGGTAGTGAAACCATTCCTGGCACCCAGGGTCAGACTGGAATCGAGCCCTGGTTTGGATCAAGACGAGAGGCTAATATGGGTTCTTGGTGCTATCCCAGGCCCAGAGCCAGAGAGGAGACCTCTAATGAGTCTGGGTTTTGGTCAGCAGATGAAAACTCTACAATGTCTTCTTTCTGGGCTAGAGAGGAGGCCAATATCAGATCATGGCCCAGGGAAGAGGTGAACACTACTAGGTCCAGGCACAGGGCTAAACATCAGGCTAATGCCGGGGCCAAATCCAGATCCAAGCAAGATCCCTATATTGATTCTTTGTCTGGGTCTGAGGATGAGGCGGGTAACCCATTCTGCTTTTGGGCAGGAGAAAATACTAATGACATGTTTAGGCCCAGAGGCAGGGATGAGGCAAATGTCAGACCCAAGATCAGGACAAAGAGAGAGGACTATTTTGAAGATGAAGATAAAGATAAGTTCTATAAAGAGGCCTGGCTTTTGCCTGGGGAAGAGGCTAATAGGTTTAGGCGCCAAGACAAGGAAGAGCCTAATAAGACCTTGCAAAACGGGAACGAACAAGATGTTAAAAACGATGAAAGAGTCAAACAAGAGTCCAGGTTTGAGGAGGAAGTCATTATTGGGTCCTGGTTCTGGGCGGAACAGGAGACTAGTTTGGAGGCTGGAGCTTCAGCAATCTGTGAATCTGAACCAGGGGCTGAAGAGGGAGCCATTGGTGGGTCACTGTACTGGACAGAAGACAAGCCTAGTTTGGGGGCTGTGGCTAGAGATGAGGTCAGGCCTGAGTCTGAAGAAGAGGCTATATTTGGGTCCTGGTTTTGGGATAGGGATGAGGCCTGCTTTGACCCAAATCCCACCCCTGTGTACACAGCTAAGAGCAGGTACAGAGATCCAGAAGAGGATCTTAATTTAGCATCCAGGCCCAAAACCTGGGACGAGGTTACCATTGAATTCAAACCTCCTTGCCATGGGCTTGGCTTCCCTTCCCCAAGACCCTTTATAATTCCTGAAGGGGCTTCTGGAAATGCTGAGGAAAAAACCAAGAATGCAGAGCTTGGTGCCGAGGGGGAAGAGCAGGAATCTGTGGTTCCGCGTGATCTTCCTGAACCCGATTTCCCATTTCAGTATGATCCCTCTTACCGGTCAGTCCGGGAAATTCGGGAGCATCTTAAGACCAGGGAAAGTACACAGCCAGAGAATTGGTCTTGCAACTGCATCCAGTGTGAGCTTAAAATTGGCTCTGCGGAGTTTGAGGAACTCCTTTTACTGATGGACAGAATTCGTGATCCATTTATCCATGAGATAGCTAAAATTGTGATGGGCATGAGAACTGCCTCTCAGTTTACCCGAGATTTCATTCGAGATTCGGGTGTTGTCTCACTGATTGAAGCCTTGATGAATTATCCTTCCTCCCGAGTGAGGACTAATTTCTTGGAAAACATGGTTCACATGGCTCCACCTTATCCAAATCTAAACATGATTGAGACATTTATTTGTCAAGTGTGTGAGGAAACACTTTCACATAGTGTGAATTCCCCTGAGCAGCTAACTGGCATGAGGATGCTTAGACATCTCACTATAACTACTGACTATCACATACTGATTGCCAATTACGTGTCCGGGTTTCTCGCCTTATTAACCACAGGTGATGCAAGAACCAAGTTTCATGTTCTGAAAATGCTGTTGAACTTGTCTGACAATCCTGTGGTGGCAAAAAAACTATTCAGTGCCAAAGCTCTATCAATATTTGTGGGTCTCTTTAACATAGAGGAGACAAATGATAACATTCAGAttgttattaaaatgtttcaaaatatcaGTAATATTGTAAAAAGTGGAGCGATGTCTTTAATTGATGATGATTTCAGTCTTGAGCCACTTGTTTCTGCATTCCATGAATTTGAAGAGCTAGCTAAACAGCTGCAGATCCAGATAGACAATCAAAATGATCCCGAGGAGGGACAGTAA